The Streptomyces sp. NBC_00162 genome window below encodes:
- a CDS encoding MBL fold metallo-hydrolase encodes MPVEITWWGHATCTVEDSGVRLLTDPLFARRLAHLRRRRGAVPPPEAARADVVLVSHLHADHLHLPSLGMLAPGTRLLVPRGARRAVPGLARIAGLRGLTVTEVAPGEEVPVRGGVRVRVVSALHDGRRLPFGPQRAPALGYVVQGAARTYFAGDTGLFDTMAEEVGPVDVALLPVGGWGPYLGPGHLDAGRAARALAELAPAAAVPVHYGTYWPIGMDAVRPHEFHAPGEEFAHRAARLAPKVTVRVPAHGERVRLP; translated from the coding sequence GTGCCGGTGGAGATCACCTGGTGGGGTCATGCCACGTGCACGGTCGAGGACTCCGGGGTGCGGCTGCTGACGGATCCGCTGTTCGCGCGGCGGCTGGCCCATCTGCGGCGGCGGAGGGGGGCGGTGCCCCCGCCCGAGGCCGCGCGGGCGGACGTGGTGCTGGTCTCGCACCTGCACGCCGACCACCTGCATCTGCCCTCGCTGGGGATGCTCGCGCCCGGCACCCGGCTGCTGGTGCCGCGGGGTGCGCGCCGGGCCGTGCCGGGGCTGGCCCGGATCGCCGGGCTGCGCGGGCTGACGGTGACGGAGGTGGCGCCGGGCGAGGAGGTGCCCGTGCGGGGCGGCGTGCGGGTGCGGGTGGTCAGCGCCCTGCACGACGGCCGGCGGCTGCCGTTCGGGCCGCAGCGCGCACCGGCCCTCGGGTACGTGGTCCAGGGCGCGGCCCGGACCTACTTCGCCGGGGACACCGGGCTGTTCGACACGATGGCCGAGGAGGTCGGCCCGGTGGACGTGGCCCTGCTGCCGGTGGGCGGCTGGGGCCCGTACCTGGGTCCGGGGCACCTGGACGCGGGGCGGGCGGCGCGGGCGCTGGCCGAGCTGGCTCCGGCGGCGGCGGTCCCGGTGCACTACGGGACGTACTGGCCGATCGGGATGGACGCGGTGCGCCCGCACGAATTCCACGCGCCGGGCGAGGAGTTCGCGCACCGCGCGGCGCGGCTGGCGCCGAAGGTGACGGTACGGGTGCCCGCCCACGGCGAGCGGGTGCGACTGCCGTGA
- a CDS encoding DUF2201 family putative metallopeptidase, with the protein MSGARSRGKAAPPDPAAEAYAAGLLLVKRNPAFAALEVEFCRRKNCRLCPAEGLAAVDSNGHVHAHPTLRAEPAEWAWALAHCLLHLGFGHVPAAEDRHRAQPDPYDRAARCTVVNRFLLTFPAGRAPEHLPAAYPGGDEEQLAARWRRDGIPPALALCGTAGGESDQWLLTWHRSSLNRVPDWQTAFAAALTRSVSAAMDVAGGRRDRITGERVAQRPWDRALSWFVSSYPLLGGLAAGLTVVADAELARAQNISVAAVSATAGEIYINPLRTFGDEEWRFILAHEMLHAALRHGERRGARDPYLHNVAADYVVNGWLVEMGVGEMPEGLLHDPALRDLSVEEVYDRITTDLRRMRRLATLRGKGLGDILGEPLPHPGSGPYTDLDEFYRRGLVQGFDLHAYGERGLLPAGLIQEIRALAHPPVPWDARLARWFDEYVPRPVPVRSYARPARRQASTPDIPRAGRYFPPEEVARCTFGVVLDTSGSMDTALLGKALGAIASYAEARDVPAARVVFCDAAPYDAGYLPPGEIAGRVKVRGRGGTVLQPGIDLLQRAEDFPPGAPVLVITDGWCDTLRIRREHAYLVPQGASLPFTPRGPVFRLA; encoded by the coding sequence GTGAGCGGCGCCCGCTCCCGCGGCAAGGCCGCCCCGCCGGACCCGGCCGCCGAGGCCTACGCCGCGGGACTCCTGCTGGTGAAGCGGAACCCGGCCTTCGCCGCCCTCGAGGTCGAGTTCTGCCGCCGCAAGAACTGCCGGCTGTGCCCGGCCGAGGGCCTGGCCGCCGTCGATTCCAACGGCCACGTCCACGCCCACCCCACCCTCCGGGCCGAGCCCGCCGAGTGGGCCTGGGCCCTCGCCCACTGCCTCCTGCACCTGGGCTTCGGCCACGTCCCGGCGGCCGAGGACCGCCACCGCGCCCAGCCCGACCCCTACGACCGGGCCGCGCGCTGCACGGTGGTCAACCGCTTCCTGCTCACCTTCCCGGCCGGCCGGGCCCCGGAGCACCTCCCCGCCGCGTACCCCGGCGGGGACGAGGAACAGCTGGCCGCCCGCTGGCGGCGGGACGGCATCCCGCCCGCCCTCGCCCTCTGCGGTACGGCGGGCGGCGAGTCCGACCAGTGGCTGCTGACGTGGCACCGCTCCAGCCTCAACCGGGTCCCCGACTGGCAGACGGCCTTCGCCGCCGCCCTGACCCGCAGTGTCTCCGCCGCCATGGACGTCGCGGGCGGCCGCCGCGACCGGATCACCGGCGAACGCGTGGCGCAGCGCCCCTGGGACCGCGCGCTCAGCTGGTTCGTCTCCTCGTACCCGCTGCTCGGCGGGCTGGCCGCCGGTCTGACCGTCGTCGCCGACGCCGAGCTGGCCCGCGCCCAGAACATCTCCGTCGCCGCCGTCAGTGCCACCGCCGGGGAGATCTACATCAACCCGCTGCGCACGTTCGGGGACGAGGAGTGGCGGTTCATCCTCGCCCACGAGATGCTGCACGCCGCCCTGCGCCACGGCGAGCGCCGCGGCGCCCGCGACCCGTACCTGCACAACGTCGCCGCCGACTACGTGGTCAACGGCTGGCTCGTGGAGATGGGCGTCGGCGAGATGCCCGAAGGGCTGCTCCACGACCCCGCGCTGCGGGACCTGTCCGTGGAGGAGGTCTACGACCGCATCACCACGGACCTGCGCCGCATGCGCCGCCTCGCCACCCTGCGCGGCAAGGGCCTCGGGGACATCCTGGGCGAGCCGCTGCCCCACCCGGGGAGCGGCCCGTACACGGACCTCGACGAGTTCTACCGGCGCGGCCTGGTCCAGGGCTTCGACCTGCACGCGTACGGGGAGCGCGGCCTGCTGCCCGCCGGTCTGATCCAGGAGATCCGGGCGCTCGCCCACCCGCCGGTGCCCTGGGACGCCCGGCTCGCCCGCTGGTTCGACGAGTACGTGCCGCGGCCCGTGCCCGTACGGTCCTACGCGCGCCCGGCGCGCCGCCAGGCCTCCACCCCGGACATCCCGCGCGCGGGCCGTTACTTCCCGCCCGAGGAGGTGGCGCGCTGCACCTTCGGGGTGGTGCTCGACACCTCGGGGTCGATGGACACCGCCCTGCTCGGCAAGGCGCTGGGCGCCATCGCCTCGTACGCCGAAGCCCGCGACGTACCGGCGGCACGCGTCGTCTTCTGCGACGCGGCGCCGTACGACGCGGGCTATCTGCCCCCGGGTGAGATCGCGGGCCGGGTGAAGGTGCGAGGCCGGGGCGGGACCGTACTGCAACCGGGCATCGACCTGCTGCAGCGGGCGGAGGACTTCCCGCCCGGGGCCCCGGTGCTGGTGATCACGGACGGGTGGTGCGACACCCTGCGGATCCGGCGCGAGCACGCCTATCTGGTTCCGCAGGGTGCCTCCCTGCCGTTCACGCCACGAGGGCCCGTCTTCCGGCTGGCCTGA
- a CDS encoding SRPBCC family protein — protein sequence MSAISKSIDIDRRPEDVYSYVTDPTHLPEWQDSAVSAVPMGDLPVHIGSRVVVIRQVGKRRIPTTMEFTELDPPRSWHIHGLDGPVRPDVRGRIEPLDGGTRSRVTLSVDFEGHGMGRALVPLAVKPMLRKEMPRSEEKLKHLLEHSAS from the coding sequence ATGTCCGCGATCAGCAAGAGCATCGACATCGACCGCAGGCCCGAGGACGTCTACTCGTACGTGACGGACCCCACGCACCTGCCCGAGTGGCAGGACAGCGCCGTGTCCGCCGTACCGATGGGTGACCTCCCCGTCCACATCGGTTCGCGGGTCGTCGTCATCCGGCAGGTCGGCAAGCGCAGGATCCCCACGACCATGGAGTTCACGGAGCTCGATCCGCCGAGGAGCTGGCACATCCACGGTCTCGACGGCCCGGTCCGGCCGGACGTACGGGGCCGCATCGAACCCCTCGACGGCGGGACGCGCTCGCGCGTGACCCTGTCCGTCGACTTCGAGGGCCACGGCATGGGCAGGGCACTCGTCCCCCTCGCGGTCAAGCCCATGCTCCGCAAGGAGATGCCCCGCAGCGAGGAGAAGCTCAAGCACCTGCTGGAGCACTCCGCGAGCTGA
- a CDS encoding phage holin family protein — MWRGRRWRTAGGALVRVILVWAVSTLTMLALAGILPDFRLQSGDGDSITQIGLTAAWGAGAFGLLSALVWPVLVRALLLVPALVLGLLVFFLNGSLLLIALSLIPAGRGEAAPETAVVVAAVMSAVASATSTALAVRDDEAYRRRLYRLADRRRRRQRRASAPGAGESAPGLVFLQLDGVGYETLRRASGDGLMPTVSSWLDGSHRIASWRTDWSSQTGASQLGILHGSNFDVPAFRWYEKDTGEVVVCNRPTSAAELQRRAVERTADGGLLTLDGASRGNLFSGGADQLALVLSVSARRGRANRSRAGYFTYFSDPANAVRTALSFVAEVAREIVQSLRARIRGDRPRVARGGLYPLIRAFATVVERDVVVAAVIGDMLAGRAAVYADLVAYDEVAHHSGPHGRDTDQVLARLDRSLALIARVAEHAPRTYRIVLLSDHGQSPGETFLGRYGLTLKDLVRAGCGLPVSRRAGRTPSGAEARAAFLAALHRPVEEGEEARPPRGSDPVVLASGNLGLISFPDVAGRASRERIERAHPALLATLANHPGVGFVLVDGVVLGPGGAVARLDVPGEAAELLAPFGPGAAGAVRRTDTFPHVADVMVNSAYDPETGEVHAFEEQIGSHGGLGGEQGHPFLMWPTQLSDPGGELMGAEAVHGVLRRWLRESDGPQVPVVEDSRLEGATGGTFPSVGMVSRDETR, encoded by the coding sequence GTGTGGCGAGGACGACGGTGGCGGACCGCGGGCGGCGCCCTGGTGCGGGTGATCCTCGTCTGGGCGGTGTCCACGCTGACCATGCTCGCGCTGGCCGGGATCCTGCCGGACTTCCGGCTCCAGTCCGGGGACGGCGACAGCATCACGCAGATCGGGCTGACGGCGGCCTGGGGCGCCGGGGCCTTCGGCCTGCTGAGCGCGCTGGTCTGGCCGGTGCTCGTACGGGCCCTGCTGCTGGTGCCCGCCCTCGTGCTCGGACTGCTCGTCTTCTTCCTCAACGGCTCGCTGCTGCTGATAGCCCTCAGCCTGATCCCGGCGGGGCGCGGCGAGGCGGCTCCCGAGACCGCGGTGGTGGTCGCCGCCGTGATGTCCGCCGTGGCCTCCGCGACCTCGACCGCGCTCGCCGTGCGCGACGACGAGGCGTACCGGCGGCGCCTCTACCGCCTCGCCGACCGGCGTCGGCGCAGGCAGAGGCGGGCGTCGGCGCCCGGGGCCGGCGAGTCCGCGCCCGGGCTGGTCTTCCTCCAGCTCGACGGGGTCGGGTACGAGACGCTGCGCCGGGCCTCGGGCGACGGCCTGATGCCCACCGTCTCGAGCTGGCTGGACGGCAGCCACCGCATCGCCTCCTGGCGGACCGACTGGTCGAGCCAGACCGGGGCCAGCCAGCTCGGCATCCTGCACGGCTCGAATTTTGACGTGCCCGCGTTCCGCTGGTACGAGAAGGACACCGGCGAGGTGGTCGTCTGCAACCGGCCCACCAGCGCCGCCGAGCTCCAGCGGCGGGCCGTCGAGCGCACCGCGGACGGCGGGCTGCTCACCCTCGACGGGGCCAGCCGCGGCAACCTGTTCAGCGGGGGCGCGGACCAGCTGGCGCTCGTGCTCTCGGTCTCCGCCCGCCGGGGCCGGGCGAACCGTTCGCGCGCCGGGTACTTCACGTACTTCTCCGATCCGGCCAACGCCGTCCGCACCGCCCTGTCCTTCGTCGCCGAGGTGGCCCGTGAGATCGTCCAGTCGCTCCGGGCGCGGATCCGCGGGGACCGGCCGCGGGTGGCGCGCGGCGGGCTGTACCCGCTGATCCGGGCCTTCGCGACCGTGGTGGAACGGGACGTGGTCGTGGCGGCGGTGATCGGCGACATGCTGGCCGGGCGCGCCGCGGTCTACGCCGACCTGGTCGCCTACGACGAGGTCGCGCACCACTCCGGCCCGCACGGCCGGGACACCGACCAGGTGCTGGCCCGGCTCGACCGGAGCCTCGCGCTGATCGCCCGCGTCGCCGAGCACGCGCCGCGCACGTACCGGATCGTGCTGCTCTCCGACCACGGCCAGAGCCCGGGGGAGACCTTCCTCGGCCGGTACGGGCTGACCCTCAAGGACCTGGTCCGGGCGGGCTGCGGACTGCCCGTCTCCCGCCGGGCCGGCCGCACCCCCAGTGGAGCCGAGGCCCGGGCGGCCTTCCTGGCCGCCCTGCACCGGCCGGTGGAGGAGGGTGAGGAGGCCCGTCCGCCGCGGGGTTCCGACCCGGTGGTGCTCGCCTCCGGGAACCTCGGGCTGATCTCCTTCCCCGACGTCGCCGGCCGGGCCTCGCGCGAGCGCATCGAGCGCGCGCACCCCGCCCTGCTGGCCACCTTGGCCAATCACCCCGGTGTGGGCTTCGTACTCGTGGACGGCGTGGTGCTGGGCCCGGGAGGGGCGGTGGCACGACTCGACGTCCCCGGGGAGGCGGCGGAACTGCTGGCTCCGTTCGGCCCCGGGGCGGCCGGGGCCGTGCGCCGGACCGACACCTTCCCGCACGTCGCCGACGTGATGGTGAACTCGGCCTACGACCCGGAAACGGGCGAGGTGCACGCCTTCGAGGAGCAGATCGGCTCGCACGGGGGCCTGGGCGGGGAGCAGGGTCACCCGTTCCTGATGTGGCCGACGCAGCTGTCGGATCCGGGCGGCGAGCTGATGGGCGCCGAGGCGGTGCACGGAGTACTGCGGCGCTGGCTGCGGGAGTCGGACGGGCCGCAGGTACCGGTGGTGGAGGATTCCCGGCTGGAAGGGGCCACGGGCGGAACCTTTCCGTCCGTAGGGATGGTCTCGCGGGACGAAACCCGCTGA
- a CDS encoding class I SAM-dependent methyltransferase: MTRTFDHLVAEAESVSVEGWDFSWLDGRATEQRPSWGYQGLLGERLARVRSALDIQTGGGEVLAGAGPLPPLMAATESWPPNIERATRLLHPLGAVVVADADEPPLPFGDEAFELVTSRHPVTIWWDEIARVLRPGGTYLSQQVGPASVFELVEFFLGPQPEEIRRGRHPDDAVTDATKAGLEVVDLRSERLRTEFHDIGAVIYFLRKVIWMVPGFTVGQYRDRLRELHEQIENEGPFVAHTARFLIEARKTG, encoded by the coding sequence ATGACGCGCACTTTCGACCATCTTGTCGCAGAGGCCGAGTCGGTTTCCGTGGAGGGCTGGGACTTCTCCTGGCTCGACGGCCGGGCCACCGAGCAGCGCCCGTCCTGGGGCTACCAGGGGCTGCTCGGCGAGCGCCTGGCCCGTGTCCGGTCCGCGCTGGACATCCAGACCGGCGGCGGTGAGGTGCTGGCCGGGGCGGGGCCCCTGCCCCCGCTGATGGCGGCCACCGAGTCCTGGCCGCCGAACATCGAGCGGGCGACCCGGCTGCTGCACCCGCTGGGCGCGGTGGTGGTCGCCGACGCCGACGAGCCGCCGCTGCCCTTCGGCGACGAGGCCTTCGAGCTGGTCACCAGCCGGCACCCGGTGACCATCTGGTGGGACGAGATCGCGCGGGTCCTGCGGCCCGGCGGCACGTACCTGTCCCAGCAGGTCGGTCCGGCGAGCGTCTTCGAGCTGGTCGAGTTCTTCCTCGGCCCGCAGCCGGAGGAGATCCGGCGCGGCCGGCACCCCGACGACGCGGTGACCGACGCCACCAAAGCCGGCCTCGAAGTCGTCGATCTGCGCTCGGAACGGCTGCGCACGGAGTTCCACGACATCGGAGCCGTGATCTACTTTCTCCGGAAGGTGATCTGGATGGTGCCCGGCTTCACGGTCGGGCAGTACCGGGACCGGTTGCGCGAGCTGCACGAACAGATCGAAAACGAAGGCCCGTTCGTCGCGCACACCGCCCGCTTCCTCATCGAAGCCCGCAAAACGGGATGA
- a CDS encoding amino acid permease — translation MTSTAAPTTEATAADGVAASDQAADRADRAEAPEPAAGDPHARRFGLPVATCLVMGNIIGGGIFLLPASVAPFGTISLVAFAVLTLGAVALALVFGRLAQRHPQTGGPYVYARAAFGDFAGFLAAWSYWITTWVSNAALAVAAVGYLGVLFPAIGAHKWSMCLAALTVQWLPALANLAGTRYVGAVQLVATVLKFAPLLLVAVGGLLFFDPANLGPFRATDQSAIGAVSASAAILLFSYLGVESAAVSAGEVRDPARNVGRATILGTVGAATVYLLGTLAVFGLVAHDTLVSSQAPFTDAVNAMFGGTWGGTVVACAAVISMVGALNGWTLLSAQTPYAAAKDGLFPKVFETKKRGVPVVGVVVTVVLASGLTVYNYTAGSEGVFEILVLVTTFTATVPYLLSTAAQLYFLLSGQSERVHRGRLIRDGALAGLAFAFSMWLVAGSGYAAVYQGVLFLFAGVAVYAVMAARRRRAAA, via the coding sequence ATGACCAGCACCGCAGCACCGACCACGGAGGCCACCGCAGCCGACGGGGTCGCAGCTTCCGACCAGGCCGCCGATCGGGCCGACCGGGCCGAAGCCCCCGAGCCCGCCGCAGGCGACCCGCACGCCCGGCGGTTCGGACTGCCCGTCGCCACCTGTCTGGTCATGGGCAACATCATCGGCGGCGGAATCTTCCTCCTGCCCGCCTCGGTGGCCCCCTTCGGCACCATCAGCCTCGTCGCCTTCGCCGTGCTCACCCTCGGCGCGGTCGCCCTCGCCCTCGTCTTCGGCCGCCTCGCCCAGCGGCACCCGCAGACCGGCGGCCCGTACGTCTACGCCCGCGCCGCGTTCGGCGACTTCGCCGGCTTCCTCGCCGCCTGGAGCTACTGGATCACCACCTGGGTCTCCAACGCGGCCCTCGCGGTGGCGGCCGTCGGCTACCTCGGCGTGCTCTTCCCGGCGATCGGCGCGCACAAGTGGTCCATGTGCCTGGCCGCCCTCACCGTGCAGTGGCTCCCGGCGCTCGCCAACCTGGCCGGGACCCGGTACGTCGGCGCCGTCCAACTGGTCGCCACCGTCCTGAAGTTCGCCCCGCTGCTGCTCGTCGCGGTGGGCGGTCTCCTGTTCTTCGACCCGGCCAACCTCGGCCCCTTCCGGGCCACCGACCAGAGCGCGATCGGGGCCGTCTCCGCCTCCGCCGCGATCCTGCTGTTCAGCTACCTGGGCGTCGAGTCCGCCGCCGTCAGCGCCGGCGAGGTCCGCGACCCCGCCCGCAACGTCGGCCGGGCCACCATCCTGGGCACCGTCGGCGCGGCCACCGTCTACCTGCTGGGCACCCTCGCCGTCTTCGGCCTGGTCGCCCACGACACCCTGGTCTCCTCCCAGGCCCCCTTCACGGACGCCGTCAACGCAATGTTCGGCGGCACCTGGGGCGGCACGGTGGTCGCCTGCGCGGCCGTGATCTCGATGGTCGGCGCCCTCAACGGCTGGACCCTGCTCAGCGCGCAGACCCCGTACGCCGCCGCCAAGGACGGGCTCTTCCCGAAGGTCTTCGAAACGAAGAAGCGCGGTGTCCCGGTGGTCGGCGTGGTCGTCACGGTGGTCCTCGCCTCCGGCCTGACCGTCTACAACTACACAGCGGGCTCGGAGGGCGTCTTCGAGATCCTGGTGCTGGTCACCACCTTCACCGCGACCGTCCCGTACCTGCTCTCCACCGCAGCGCAGCTCTACTTCCTGCTCTCGGGCCAGTCCGAGCGCGTGCACCGGGGGCGCCTGATCCGCGACGGCGCCCTCGCAGGCCTGGCCTTCGCCTTCTCCATGTGGCTGGTGGCCGGCTCCGGCTACGCCGCCGTCTACCAGGGCGTGCTCTTCCTCTTCGCGGGCGTCGCGGTCTACGCCGTGATGGCCGCCCGCAGGCGCCGCGCGGCCGCCTGA
- a CDS encoding DedA family protein: MTWREIAVAAGQVPPETTRQALGYPALFVLVALGALVPVIPTGALVSSAAVVAFHQDSLPYGVLLVFAVSALAAFTGDITLYWLGRRGVRSRNGSRWLGALRGRATPERLEQAQARLDEHGVLVLVISRLVPAGRIPVMLACLLAEMPLRRFARGDGPACLAWAATYGLIGILGGSLFSEPWKGVALAVGLALLISTGPALWRRLRPGRA; this comes from the coding sequence GTGACCTGGCGCGAGATCGCGGTGGCGGCCGGGCAGGTGCCGCCGGAGACCACCCGGCAGGCTCTGGGATACCCGGCGTTGTTCGTGCTGGTGGCGCTCGGCGCGCTGGTCCCGGTGATCCCGACGGGGGCGCTGGTGAGTTCGGCGGCGGTGGTGGCGTTCCATCAGGACTCGCTGCCGTACGGGGTGTTGCTGGTGTTCGCGGTGTCGGCGCTGGCCGCGTTCACCGGGGACATCACGCTGTACTGGCTCGGCCGGCGCGGGGTGCGCTCGCGCAACGGCTCGCGCTGGCTCGGGGCGCTGCGCGGCCGGGCCACGCCCGAGCGCCTCGAGCAGGCGCAGGCGAGGCTGGACGAGCACGGGGTGCTGGTCCTGGTGATCTCCCGGCTGGTCCCGGCGGGCCGCATCCCGGTGATGCTGGCCTGCCTGCTGGCGGAGATGCCGCTGCGCCGCTTCGCCCGCGGCGACGGTCCGGCGTGTCTCGCGTGGGCGGCGACGTACGGCCTGATCGGCATCCTGGGCGGCTCCCTCTTCTCGGAGCCGTGGAAGGGCGTCGCGCTGGCGGTGGGCCTGGCCCTGCTGATCAGCACGGGCCCGGCACTCTGGCGCCGGCTCCGCCCGGGCAGGGCCTAG
- a CDS encoding ATP-binding protein — protein MQAAVTVTPAQIPELLLGLATVRPVFLWGAPGIGKSSLVRKFADSLGLECVSLLGTQLAPEDLIGVPQIRDGRSVFCPPEAIARDEPYCLFLDELNAASPDVQKAFYSLILDRRIGSYELPAGSIVIGAGNRATDNALARPIASALVNRLTHVHLQASARDWLVWAGENGIHPWVTDYLTDRPDHLWSQPPKTEEAFSTPRSWHMLSDALHSFGTELDEQTLKVIAHGTLTPAHAVSFCGYAKIVRHTFGIEAIMKGDASWPGRLADRDLLYYLAEAFRGRLLKELPAQKEHVSPALRQSAYRFKSLLVQLAEISVEVAQTVIADDADGLPVLPSWFLVEAARDMPRLVEARR, from the coding sequence GTGCAGGCTGCCGTCACCGTCACCCCCGCCCAGATCCCCGAACTTCTCCTCGGCCTCGCCACCGTGCGGCCCGTGTTCCTGTGGGGCGCGCCCGGCATCGGCAAGTCCTCGCTCGTCCGGAAGTTCGCCGACTCGCTCGGCCTGGAATGCGTCAGCCTGCTCGGCACCCAGCTCGCCCCCGAGGACCTCATCGGCGTCCCGCAGATCCGTGACGGCCGGTCCGTCTTCTGCCCGCCCGAGGCCATCGCGCGCGACGAGCCGTACTGCCTCTTCCTCGACGAGCTCAACGCCGCGAGCCCCGACGTCCAGAAGGCCTTCTACTCGCTGATCCTGGACCGCCGGATCGGCTCCTACGAGCTGCCCGCGGGCTCCATCGTGATCGGAGCGGGCAACCGCGCCACCGACAACGCGCTGGCCCGGCCCATCGCCTCCGCCCTCGTCAACCGCCTCACCCACGTCCACCTCCAGGCGTCCGCGCGGGACTGGCTGGTCTGGGCCGGCGAGAACGGCATCCACCCCTGGGTCACCGACTACCTCACCGACCGCCCCGACCACCTCTGGTCGCAGCCGCCCAAGACGGAGGAGGCGTTCTCCACCCCGCGCTCCTGGCACATGCTCTCCGACGCCCTGCACTCCTTCGGGACGGAGCTGGACGAGCAGACCCTGAAGGTGATCGCGCACGGCACCCTCACCCCCGCGCACGCCGTGTCCTTCTGCGGCTACGCCAAGATCGTCCGCCATACCTTCGGCATCGAGGCGATCATGAAGGGCGACGCCTCCTGGCCCGGCCGCCTCGCCGACCGCGATCTCCTCTACTACCTCGCCGAGGCCTTCCGAGGCCGGCTGCTCAAGGAGCTCCCGGCGCAGAAGGAACACGTCTCGCCCGCCCTGCGGCAGTCCGCGTACCGCTTCAAGTCGCTGCTCGTCCAGCTCGCCGAGATCTCCGTCGAGGTGGCCCAGACCGTCATCGCCGACGACGCCGACGGCCTGCCCGTACTGCCCTCCTGGTTCCTCGTCGAGGCCGCCCGGGACATGCCCCGGCTGGTCGAGGCCCGCAGGTGA
- a CDS encoding RNA polymerase sigma factor has product MSLSPSRTFPPEIAESEALVALVERGREQGHINGDDVRQAFEAGRIPVDQWKRVLRSLNQVLDEEGVALHVSAAPATKAAAKKPRKAAAAPARTVAKKAAAAPRPIGARKASAAAPATAAAISAPSAPATEDEATAEAAAEPKKRTVKKTATAAKKTATKKTAAKKTSAKDADEGETPAAEGEDWAAEDLADEAEEETPKAGGTQGFVLSDDDEDDAPAQTVMVAGATADPVKDYLKLIGKVPLLNAEQEVELAKRIEAGLFSEYKLEEEEDHKPAFKRELEILVEDGRRAKNHLLEANLRLVVSLAKRYTGRGMLFLDLIQEGNVGLIRAVEKFDYTKGFKFSTYATWWIRQAITRAMADQSRTIRIPVHMVEIINKLARVQRQMLQDLGREPTPEELGKELDMTPEKVIEVQKYGREPISLHTPLGEEGDSEFGDLIEDSEAVVPADAVSFTFLQEQLQSILGTLSEREAGVVSMRYGLNDGQPKTLDEIGRVYGVTRERIRQIESKTMSKLRHPSRSQVLRDYLD; this is encoded by the coding sequence GTGTCGCTCAGCCCGTCCCGTACGTTCCCTCCGGAGATCGCCGAATCGGAGGCCCTCGTCGCGCTCGTCGAGCGCGGCCGCGAGCAGGGTCACATCAACGGTGACGACGTGCGCCAGGCCTTCGAGGCCGGCCGCATCCCGGTGGACCAGTGGAAGCGGGTCCTGCGCAGCCTGAACCAGGTCCTGGACGAGGAGGGTGTCGCCCTCCACGTCAGCGCCGCCCCCGCCACCAAGGCTGCCGCCAAGAAGCCCCGCAAGGCAGCCGCCGCCCCCGCCCGCACCGTGGCCAAGAAGGCCGCCGCGGCGCCGCGCCCCATCGGCGCGCGCAAGGCCTCGGCCGCCGCCCCGGCCACCGCTGCGGCGATATCCGCTCCGTCGGCCCCCGCCACCGAGGACGAGGCGACGGCCGAGGCCGCCGCCGAGCCGAAGAAGCGGACGGTCAAGAAGACCGCGACCGCCGCGAAGAAGACCGCCACCAAGAAGACGGCGGCGAAGAAGACCAGCGCCAAGGACGCCGACGAGGGCGAGACCCCCGCGGCCGAGGGCGAGGACTGGGCAGCCGAGGACCTCGCCGACGAGGCCGAGGAGGAGACTCCCAAGGCCGGCGGCACCCAGGGCTTCGTGCTGTCCGACGACGACGAGGACGACGCCCCGGCGCAGACGGTCATGGTGGCCGGTGCCACCGCCGACCCCGTCAAGGACTACCTCAAGCTCATCGGCAAGGTGCCGCTCCTCAACGCCGAGCAGGAGGTCGAGCTCGCCAAGCGCATCGAGGCGGGCCTGTTCTCCGAGTACAAGCTCGAAGAGGAGGAGGACCACAAGCCCGCCTTCAAGCGCGAGCTGGAGATCCTGGTCGAGGACGGCCGCCGTGCGAAGAACCACCTGCTGGAGGCCAACCTCCGCCTCGTGGTCTCCCTCGCCAAGCGCTACACCGGCCGCGGCATGCTCTTCCTGGACCTGATCCAGGAGGGCAACGTCGGCCTGATCCGCGCCGTGGAGAAGTTCGACTACACCAAGGGCTTCAAGTTCTCCACGTATGCGACCTGGTGGATCCGGCAGGCGATCACGCGTGCCATGGCCGACCAGTCGCGCACCATCCGCATCCCGGTGCACATGGTCGAGATCATCAACAAGCTCGCCCGCGTGCAGCGCCAGATGCTCCAGGACCTGGGCCGCGAGCCCACCCCGGAGGAGCTGGGCAAGGAACTCGACATGACCCCCGAGAAGGTCATCGAGGTCCAGAAGTACGGCCGCGAGCCGATCTCCCTGCACACCCCCCTGGGTGAGGAGGGCGACAGCGAGTTCGGTGACCTCATCGAGGACTCCGAGGCGGTCGTGCCCGCGGACGCGGTCTCCTTCACCTTCCTCCAGGAGCAGCTCCAGTCCATCCTGGGCACGCTCTCCGAGCGCGAGGCGGGCGTGGTCTCCATGCGCTACGGCCTCAACGACGGCCAGCCGAAGACCCTGGACGAGATCGGCCGCGTGTACGGGGTCACCCGTGAGCGCATCCGCCAGATCGAGTCCAAGACCATGTCGAAGCTGCGCCACCCGTCGCGTTCGCAGGTGCTGCGCGACTACCTGGACTAA